One region of Quercus lobata isolate SW786 chromosome 2, ValleyOak3.0 Primary Assembly, whole genome shotgun sequence genomic DNA includes:
- the LOC115968098 gene encoding LOB domain-containing protein 22-like, whose translation MNREGGNPSACSSCKHQRKKCDQNCELAPYFPASRYHEFQNAHRLFGVSNILKIMNAVEPSQRQATAESILMEGNARRNDPVNGCLGIISNLKSQVEFYEKQLNIANQHLAIYRGREKLGQQNQKLENLANTPSFASKPPLAPTPVQHDQIDGFKLLSPILPNLVRL comes from the coding sequence ATGAATAGGGAAGGTGGAAATCCTTCTGCTTGCTCCTCATGTAAACACCAAAGGAAGAAATGTGACCAAAACTGTGAATTAGCTCCATACTTTCCAGCTAGCAGGTATCATGAATTTCAAAATGCCCACAGGCTCTTTGGTGTGAGCAACATACTAAAGATCATGAACGCAGTTGAGCCAAGCCAAAGACAAGCCACTGCTGAATCAATCCTAATGGAGGGTAATGCAAGGAGAAATGATCCAGTGAATGGTTGTTTAGGTATTATCAGTAACCTTAAGTCCCAAGTtgagttttatgaaaaacaactAAATATTGCGAATCAACACCTTGCCATTTATCGGGGGAGAGAGAAGCTCGGGCAACAAAATCAGAAATTAGAAAACTTAGCAAATACTCCTTCATTTGCATCAAAGCCACCATTGGCTCCAACTCCTGTGCAACATGATCAAATTGATGGGTTTAAGCTTTTGTCACCAATCCTGCCCAACCTAGTAAGATTatga
- the LOC115968106 gene encoding uncharacterized protein LOC115968106 yields MDVSVIEDLQHLRLTKDEEEDIQISSMNRSDLMEECALSLFGKLLTDRQHNQRALKNTLRAAWKMGSDLRIVDVGKNLFQFKFNSGFQLEWVERNGPWNFENNLLLLCRWKKGLSATNITFTHAPFWVQIWGLPFENLSEDVGKDLGNSLGHYLETDKRMWLTEQARFLRIRVNIPLNKPLRRGGNILNCDGEKTWVNFKYERLPSFCYVCGFLGHDEKHCQNASGNPDFPKQYGEWLRATGSQKNSGDRQKSSNSWSFEDVHSGRSSGRSAPTRTNPSDSTSKPGAPMEIQVNQESRGFAKPQNSDRKESSQSNAADFQGKNSDSSNFKLSQSDSASRDKEGAVGSNAEDMDVVSEVGRTSKSHQEAQEVSSPLKPPSKSPTRCSSPTHTQKPNSPTKPSQQNGKPKIKRIAREKGKQAHGEQKDNLSGNKRPGKLVFDDNLNETHPPKRLCDMLPQISEHTLALSAVAAKQHRRAQ; encoded by the coding sequence ATGGACGTGTCTGTAATAGAGGATCTGCAACACTTACGCCTCACCaaggatgaagaagaagacatcCAGATCTCCTCCATGAACAGATCGGACTTAATGGAGGAGTGTGCTCTTAGTTTATTCGGCAAGCTCCTCACGGATAGACAACATAACCAGAGAGCTTTGAAAAATACCCTCAGAGCCGCCTGGAAGATGGGATCAGATCTGCGAATCGTGGATGTGGGAAAAAACCTTTTTCAATTCAAGTTTAACTCAGGGTTCCAACTGGAATGGGTTGAAAGGAACGGCCCTTGGAATTTCGAGAACAACCTGCTTCTCCTCTGCAGATGGAAAAAGGGTCTCTCAGCCACCAACATCACCTTCACTCATGCCCCTTTCTGGGTTCAAATTTGGGGCTTGCCGTTTGAAAATCTATCTGAAGATGTTGGAAAAGATTTAGGCAACAGCTTGGGGCACTACCTCGAAACTGATAAACGAATGTGGCTAACGGAGCAAGCTAGATTTCTAAGAATCAGAGTTAATATCCCTCTCAACAAACCTCTCCGCCGAGGAGGTAATATTCTCAACTGTGATGGGGAGAAAACCTGGGttaattttaaatatgaaaGGCTGCCCTCCTTTTGCTATGTgtgtggtttcctgggtcatgATGAAAAGCACTGCCAAAATGCTTCTGGTAATCCGGATTTCCCCAAGCAATATGGAGAATGGCTGAGGGCCACAGGCAGCCAGAAAAACAGTGGGGATAGGCAAAAATCTTCAAATAGTTGGAGCTTTGAAGACGTCCACTCAGGCCGGTCAAGTGGCAGATCGGCTCCAACAAGGACAAACCCATCGGACTCTACCTCCAAACCAGGGGCACCTATGGAAATTCAAGTAAATCAAGAAAGCAGAGGCTTTGCGAAGCCCCAAAACTCTGACAGAAAAGAAAGCTCACAATCGAATGCAGCGGATTTCCAGGGAAAGAATAGTGatagttcaaatttcaaactctcCCAGTCAGATTCCGCCTCACGTGACAAGGAAGGGGCTGTAGGCTCAAACGCTGAAGATATGGATGTAGTTTCTGAAGTGGGCCGCACCTCTAAGTCTCACCAGGAAGCCCAAGAAGTCAGTAGCCCACTCAAACCCCCCTCAAAAAGCCCAACCCGATGCAGTAGCCCCACTCATACACAGAAGCCCAATTCACCTACTAAACCATCTCAGCAGAatggaaaaccaaaaataaaaaggatagcCCGTGAGAAAGGAAAGCAAGCCCACGGTGAGCAAAAAGACAATCTCTCAGGGAATAAAAGACCGGGTAAGTTAGTCTTTGATGATAATTTAAATGAAACTCATCCTCCAAAAAGACTCTGTGACATGCTTCCACAAATCTCTGAGCATACTCTTGCATTATCGGCGGTAGCTGCTAAGCAGCACCGCCGGGCACAATGA